The following nucleotide sequence is from Coffea eugenioides isolate CCC68of chromosome 10, Ceug_1.0, whole genome shotgun sequence.
TGAGCTTCTACTGATTTAgatatttgttttatttctttttgtttttcattttgacGTCATTTGAAAGGATCTATCTAAAAAAGACCCAATTAGAGGTAGTAgcatgcattttcttttccACTACCTGTTAAGGAATGAATATTAATTGTTCTCTACCACATAAATAGTATATTGGAGTTGAAAACAACAATATAGGTACTGCAAGTTATGTGATTTACTAGAAGTACACAGTTAGCATGAGTAGGTAGagcttttttaaaattttttcagaaaaaatggaagttttttttttgggtctcaaatgagaagaaattaaatgaTATTTTTTCCAAATCCCAGGTGAAATTTTAATGTGAAAATGATTCTTGAAagcaaaataagtttttcaagcTAGTCTAGAACTACTGAAAACAAGGTTGAACAGTATATATATGTTGCGCACTTGCACTAGCCTCCTTTAGAGCCCTAGTTAATTACTAAATCCAACCTTAACCAATCTTTAATGTAAAGTTTTTGCAGTATGCGTTTTATGTACTTTGAGGCCATATTCTTGCTTACAAATTGAAAAAATGTCGAATTAGAAGCTGTGTTTAAGAGAGAGTGCGTAAATCTTCATATGGTAGCACCCCATTCAGATTGAGGGGCTATGTAAGTTTAGTGTGTAAATTCTATATTAATCTTTGTGTTATAAAGTATTCTTTATAAACATATAAGAGAAGAGAATCATGGATTGACATATGAGTTTCTATAATTATGAACTACTAAAAACCTCCCTTCGTTTGCCTGATAATTTCATTGCGCTGCACAAGTTTGAGTATTAATTTGAGCGACCTCTATTGATTCGCAAGTATCTTTGCCTGAGGCTGAGGTACCATTCCGTGGAACGTAATAACGATTCCTCATTTCGTTGTCTCCCAGAGTAAATTCGACCACTGAATTTGTTGCTTCCTCAAAAACTAGCATCTCAAGTCTGTGCATCAACAGATTGAATTCGTCTTTGCTATTGACAAGGCTCAAACGCACGTAGCTGCTGTTTGCACCAAATACACGCCCTCGGCGGCCTAAGATCTTTGCTGCACGTAGGACAGCATGACAGTCTTTCTCTTCTTCCTCGTTGCATTTGATCCAAGCAAAAGCTGTATGCATAATCCAAAGCCCATAAAGATCATCTAAAAATGAATATCTATTTAGCAACTAATTTGCTACATAAATTTTACTAGGCTGCAGTCTCTTTTAGTTTTAAGCCGGGCTGTTAGTTTGCAACTCGCGGCTAGCACAAATTTCCTTTTGGCAAGTTGATGTCTTTATAGAGCATATTCTTTCACATAATTAGTCTCCACaaagtttgaatttttgatTGAGCTTTTAATGTATTTGAAGAACTATAGAACATTAAAATATAACCTGGAGCAGGAGACCTTATTTCTGATGAAAATGTGCAATAATGTGGCTTGAGTTCTTGGATGGAGAATCGTTTTGATGATGCTGATAaaattttccttaatttttgCCATCGTAACTTCATAGTTTCATAGCCAAAGTCAAAGAAATTTCGTCCATCCCCTTGAAGGACTACATTTAAAAGCTTCGAAGCTCTCAGCTGAGTTTCTCTGGCTATTCCATAGGTGTTTAGATCGATGTAATTCACCATTCTGTCATATACATTTTCGTCTTTGATGACTGCCCACCTGGAAGATGACAAATCATGTGATCAATTTTCTTTATGGCAAATTATTACACAATGAATAAATGGCTTTTCATTTTCCCTATACTATTGTAAGCATGGTTAGCAATTAATATTGGTAGATTCTGATACAACTCAACCGAATCATAACCGGAACTGATATCGATCCCCGAATTGTAGATAATATCATATCCGTGGTGACTCGTTCTGACTCGATCGATATTGGCCGATTTGGATCCGTGATACATGGTATCAGTCGATATATCCGAATCAATTCGGAATCAATTTGGATATTTTTTCAGATTGTACATATTTTgctattttctaattttagtaatttttataaaatttttgaaaatttttatatggTATAATAGATGTATCACTCAATATTCAACTGATATGCGGCGACGAACGGATGTAGAACAAGTGCGACTACGAACCATGATTGTAAGGGATCAAGATATACGTACCCTAAACGGCTTCCAGCATGACCGGTGAGCTTAGAAAGTGTGAAAATCATGAGATCTTCATCTATTGGAGATGGAATTGACGTATAATGTGGCCAATAGTAGGCGAGATCATGAATTTGCTTGGCATTCGGGCCTCGAAGGATGGCAGTCTTTAACTGACCATCAGGGTTGTTAGGCGAAGTGACAAACTCAATGAAATTCATTGAAGAATTTGATGATCTTTTCCACGACATTGTATCTCCACTGAAGTTGAAATTCATTGATTTGAAGAGTTCTGTTTGAGATTTATAAACCTATCATGAGTAGTAACGGAAAATGATTAACTTCATCAAGCATAAAAAAAGAGTAATATATAATTCTTGACCAGATTTGGCTTCAAGTGTTGGAGATGATAATTCACTTGATGTTTTCAATGACTAACCGGGTAATATGGCACAGATGCAACGACCTTTGTAGGTGATGATGAAACCTTGGATGAAAGAGCATTTACCGCTGCACTAAGAAGCTGAGTCGAGCCACCGCCAAAGACTATGTATTTGCCGTCTGTGATTGCATTCCCAGCTGTAGCATGCAGCTTTCGTATTTGCTTCTCCAGTTCTTTAGATGTTAGTGAACCATCTTCAAATTCATAGCCCATGCGATGCCATCCTGCCACCATAGTTGCACTACTTGCTGCATTCTTCCTCCAGAAAGGCTCCAAGAACGTCGGGTTTCCGCTGCATGCAACCAAGAGAGTCAAGATTAGATTTCAACGTTttttcagtccaattcaacaTATACAAGGGCAGCAGTTCTGATTCATCAACTAAAACTGTAACGTAGAATTTTTTTGCTTATCCAAAAGTATCAGAACTTTGCAAAAAGTTTGCGAGTATAGACCACTGGATAAGggatttcaaaaaattcaatctAGAATTCACAACGGTataaaaccaaaattttcagACCTCCCTTCCCCCCCGCTCTAGTTCTATCTGTGGTTAGACTAATACCTATCAGCGTCTGCAATGCAGTCAGGTATAAGCTCTGAACAATCATGGCCTGTATAGCATCCATTACATTCACAAACTGGTTTTCCACCATCTAAAACTAAGCCATCTAGGTAGGCACTTCCATGGCCTGAGCATGAAACTGAAGCAGCAGCTTCAGCTTCCGCAGCAGCTTCAGCTTCCGCAGCTGCTTTTTTGCTCCAACTCAGCTCTGAATTACGACTAATTaccaaagaaaagagaagaaaattgaGCGATACGGaccaaaccaagaaaaatttGTATGTCAAGCTCAAATATTGCTTCTCCATTTTTCAAACGTATCTGATGTGATCATAAAAGTTGTGACTCGTCTCCTTATATATTGGTTCTAGTGGATTCTGTAAAATTACCAGCAAAGTTATTTACATGAGGTTTGATAAATGACTTAGGAAAATTCtttggagagttttttttttttttttttttatcttaatgACTCATGCAATATAAAGATAATACAACTTGGATATTGACCATGAATAAGACAATGCACTTGCGCAATATATGTAAACTCAC
It contains:
- the LOC113750704 gene encoding tryptophan aminotransferase-related protein 3-like — encoded protein: MEKQYLSLTYKFFLVWSVSLNFLLFSLVISRNSELSWSKKAAAEAEAAAEAEAAASVSCSGHGSAYLDGLVLDGGKPVCECNGCYTGHDCSELIPDCIADADSGNPTFLEPFWRKNAASSATMVAGWHRMGYEFEDGSLTSKELEKQIRKLHATAGNAITDGKYIVFGGGSTQLLSAAVNALSSKVSSSPTKVVASVPYYPVYKSQTELFKSMNFNFSGDTMSWKRSSNSSMNFIEFVTSPNNPDGQLKTAILRGPNAKQIHDLAYYWPHYTSIPSPIDEDLMIFTLSKLTGHAGSRLGWAVIKDENVYDRMVNYIDLNTYGIARETQLRASKLLNVVLQGDGRNFFDFGYETMKLRWQKLRKILSASSKRFSIQELKPHYCTFSSEIRSPAPAFAWIKCNEEEEKDCHAVLRAAKILGRRGRVFGANSSYVRLSLVNSKDEFNLLMHRLEMLVFEEATNSVVEFTLGDNEMRNRYYVPRNGTSASGKDTCESIEVAQINTQTCAAQ